The Microbacterium sulfonylureivorans region TCCGATCCCGGCGTGCCGATCGAGCAGCGTCTCGCGATCATCGCCGCAGGGCTCCGCGCGGTCATCGACGAGCACGGTCCGCACGTCGTCGCTGTGGAGCGCGTCTTCGCCCAGCACAACCGTCACACCGTGATGGGCACCGCCCAGGCGAGCGGCATCGCGCTGCTCGTCGCGGGGGAGCGCGGGCTGCCCGCGGCCACGCACACTCCCTCCGAGGTGAAGGCCGCGATCACCGGGTACGGCGCGGCCGACAAGCGGCAGGTGCAGGCCATGGTCGCGCGCGTGCTGCGGCTCGACGCGCTGCCGCAGCCCGCGGATGCCGCCGACGCCCTCGCGATCGCACTGTGCCACGCATGGCGCGGGGGAGCGGCGGTCGCCGCATCCGCTCCACCGACTCCTGCGCAGCGGGCCTGGGCCGACGCCGAGCGACTCGCCCGACGCTGAGCGTGTCGCTCGAACAAACGTCCGAACGCGCCCGTAGGCTCGAAGCATGATCTCCTCAGTCCGGGGCACTGTCGTGCACGTCGAGCAGGATTCCGTCGTGGTCGAGGTCGGGGGAGTCGGGCTCTCGGTCGCCGTGACCCCGCAGGTGGCGCACGCGGCCCACCTGGGCGAGACGCTCCTGCTCCACACGAACCTCATCGTGCGCGAAGACGCGCTGTCGCTGTTCGGATTCGAGGACCGCGACGAGCTGGTCGTGTTCACACAGCTCCTCGGCGTCACGGGGGTGGGGCCGAAGTCCGCGCTGGGCGTGCTCGCGACCCTCACCGTCTCGCAGATCGCCGACGCGGTGTCCGCCGACGACGACGCGCCGTTCCGCCGCGTCTCCGGCATCGGGCCCAAGACCGCCAAGCTGATCGTGGTCCAGCTCGCGGGAAAGATCATCGCCACGGCCCCCTCGGCCGGCCGGCGGGCGGATGCCTCGCCCGCCGTACCGGCGCAGGTCGTGCAGGCTCTCATCGGACTGGGCTGGTCGGAGCGCGTCGCGGCCGAGGCCGTCGAGTCCGTCGGCGCGGACGCGACGGACGCCGAGCTCGCCTCCGTGTCGTCGCTTCTGCGCCTGACGCTCTCGGTGCTCGGCCCCACGAGGAAGGAGCCGGTCGGTGGATGAGTTCCGCGATGCCACCGAGCCCGAAGACGAGACGGAGCTCGCGATCGAGGGGGCCCTCCGGCCTACGTCGCTGGCCGAGTTCGTCGGTCAGCAGAAGGTCCGCGGTCAGCTCCAGCTCCTGCTCGACGCCGCGCGGATCCAGCAGCGGCCGCCGGACCACATCCTGCTGTCGGGCCCACCCGGCCTCGGCAAGACGACGCTGGCGATGATCGTCGCCCACGAGAGCGGCCGCCCGCTCCGCATGTCGAGCGGACCGGCCATCCAGCACGCGGGCGACCTCGCGGCGCTGCTCTCGAGCCTCACACCGGGCGAGGTGCTGTTCATCGACGAGATCCATCGCATGGCACGCTCCGCGGAGGAGATGCTCTACCTCGCGATGGAGGATTTCCGCATCGACATCATGGTCGGGAAGGGCGCCGGGGCCACCAGCATCCCGCTCGATCTCGCGCCGTTCACCCTGGTCGGCGCGACGACACGGTCGGGACTGCTCCCCAACCCGCTGCGCGACCGCTTCGGATTCACCGCCCACCTCGAGTACTACGAGCCGGAGGAGCTCGAGCGGGTCATCGAGCGCTCGGCGCTCATGCTCGGCGTGTCCGTACCGCTCGAGCCCCGAGCCGAGATCGCCCGCCGGTCGCGCGGGACGCCGCGCATCGCGAACCGGCTGCTGCGGCGCGTGCGCGACTATCTGATCGTCTACGGCGACGGCCAGGCAGCGGACGGTGCGATCGTCGATGCCGCGCTCGATCTCTACGACGTCGACGCGATCGGGCTCGACCGGCTCGACCGCGCGGTGCTCGACGCCCTGGTCCGCCGATTCCGCGGCGGTCCCGTCGGCCTCGGCACGCTCTCCGTGGCCGTCGGCGAGGAGGCCGAGACCGTCGAGTCGGTCGTGGAGCCCTACCTCGTGCGAATCGGATTCATGGGGAGAACCCCCCGCGGACGCGTGGCGACACCCGAGGCTTATGCGCACCTGGGCGCCCGACCCGTCGAATCGGTGCTCGGGTTCGATGACCTATAATCACTGGAGGCTCTCGCCTACCCCCCTTCTCACAGGCAGCGCCGCCATGGTGCGCGCCTGACCCGAAAGGTCACCTCACCTTCATGAACGAGTTCTTCACCAACTACGGCCTCATCATCCTGCTGGTCGTGCTCCTGGTCTTCATGTTCTGGAGCTCGCGTCGTCGGATGGCGAAGCAGAAGCTGGAGCAGGAGGCGCGCGCGCGTCAGACCGTGCCCGGCGCGGAGGTGCTCCTTCAGGGTGGGCTCTACGGCACGATCGTCTCGTACGACCCCGAGAACCTCGACCAGCCGGCAGTCGTAGAGATCGCCCCCGGCGTCGACATCAAGGTCCACAGCCAGGCCATCCTGCGCATCGTCGAGCCGACCGCGCCGCAGCAGACCGAGGACGACTTCCTCCCGGAGGCTTCCGCCCGGGTCGAGGACTCTGCGGTGGACGCCGCGGCGCCTGTGATCGACGACAAGACCGATGCCGCCGCGACGACCGACGTCGTCGACCCGGACGCCGAGCCCGGCACCAAGCCCCAGGCCTGACCCACCGGCTCCCTCGGGGGCCTTCCAGAAAGCGGAATCAGTGGCGACTTCCACTCCCGTCCGGCATGCGTGGCGCGCGCTGACCGGTCTCCTCGTGATCACGGCACTTCTGGCCGGGATCAACGCGCTCGGCGTCTACGTCTTCCAGCAGAGCTCCTGGGCTCCCTCGCTCGCACTCGACCTGCAGGGCGGCACGCAGATCGTCCTCGAGGCGCAGACCGAGGACGGCGCGGCCCCCTCGGACGAGCAGATGAACCAGGCCGTCACGATCATCCGCCAGCGCGTCGACGCCTCGGGCGTCGGCGAGGCCGATGTGACGACGCAGGCCGGCAACCAGATCGTCGTGCAGATCCCCGGCCAGGCCGACGAGGAGACGCGCAACCGCATCGAGGCGTCCGCGCAGCTGCAGCTGCGCGCCGTGCTCTACACGGGCTCGCCGGTGACGTCGTTCGTGGGCGACGACGGCAAGGAGACGCCGTTCCCGACGCCCGACCCGACGCTGCAGGCGACGCCGACCGCCGAGCCGACCGACGGCAGCGACGTCGCGTGGATCACGCCCAAGCTGCAGGCCGAGTTCCTCGCCTACGACTGCGCGAACCCGACGAACGACCCCGCCGACGCACCTGCGGATCAGCCGCTCATCACATGCGACCCCGACGGGACGTACAAGTACATCCTCGGACCGGTGGAGATGGACGGCTCGTCCATCGACGACGCCACCTTCGGCCTCCAGCAGAACAACGGACTCTGGGCCGTCAACCTGAAGTTCGACGACGAGGGCACGAAGACCTTCGGCGAGATCAGCCAGCGTCTCTACGGCGCCGAGCCTCCGCTGAACCAGTTCGCCTTCGTGCTCGACGGCTACGTGCTGTCCGCGCCCTCGATGAACGCGGTCATCCTCGGCGGAGACCCGAGCATCACAGGCAACTTCACGCAGGAGTCGTCGAAGGTCCTGGCCGACCAGCTCAAGTACGGCGCGCTGCCGCTGAGCTTCACCGTCGAGAGCTCGAACTCGATCTCCGCCACCCTCGGCTCGCAGCAGCTGCAGATCGGCCTCATCGCCGGTCTGATCGGTCTCGCACTCGTCGCGATCTACTCGCTGATCGTCTACCGAGCCCTCGGGTTCGTGATCATCGCGTCGCTCGCGGTCATGGCGGTGCTCACGTACCTGACGCTGTGCATCCTGGCATGGCGCATGGGCTTCCGCCTGTCGCTCGCCGGAGTCGCGGGCCTGATCGTCACGATCGGCTTCACGGCGGACTCGTTCATCGTGTACTTCGAGCGGATCCGAGACGAGCTGCGCGACGGCAAGTCGATCACCAGCGCCGTCGAGGACGGCTGGGACCGCGCGAAGCGCACGATCTACATCTCGAAGTCGATCAACATCGTGGCCGCCGTCGTGCTGTACATCCTGGCCGACGCCACGGTGAAGGGCTTCGCGTTCACCCTCGGTCTCACGACCGCGATCGACGTGCTGATCTTCATCCTCTTCACCCACCCGGTGATGCAGCTCCTGGCACGCACGAGGTTCTTCGGCGGCGGACACCCGCTGTCGGGGCTCGACCCCACTGCACTCGGCGCCGTGTACCGCGGTCGTGCGCAGTTCCGTGAGCCCGTTCCTGCCACGTCCACCACGGCCGCCGGTCGCCGCGCCGTCAAGTCCCGCGGCGAAGCCGCACGACGCCAGACCATCGCCGAGCGCAAGCAGGCCGAGCTCGCCGCGTCCGCGGCCGGCGACAAGTCGAAACCCGGCACGACCGCCAAGGAGGGAGACGACTGATGCGCTCCATGAGTCAGTTCGGCAACGACCTCTACACCGGCAAGACGTCCTTCCCGTTCATCGGGCGGCGTCGACTGTGGTTCCTCATCGCCGCCATCCTCGTGATCGGCTCCGCACTGGTGCCGGTGTTCCGCCCCATCCAGTTCTCCATCGAGTTCACCGGCGGGTCGCAGTTCACCGTGAGCAACGTCGCCGAGGCCGACCAGGCCCTCGCGACCGAAGCCGTGCAGTCGGTCGTCCCCGACGCGACGACGAAGGTCGTGACCGTCGGCGAGGACTCGGTCCGGGTTCAGACCGGTCAGATGACGGATGCCGAGAGCCGCGAGGTATCCGAGGCCCTCGCGACCGCCTACGACGTGCCGATCTCCGAGGTGAGCTATTCGTTCATCGGCCCCAGCTGGGGAGCCGACGTCACGCGTCAGTCCCTCTGGGGTCTCGCGATCTTCCTCGCGCTGACGTTCCTGATCCTCGGGCTGTACTTCCGCACGTGGAAGATGTCCGTCTCGGCCATCATCGGCCTCGTCGACGTGCTCGTCATCACGGTCGGCGTGTACGCGCTGTTCGGCTTCGAGATCTCGCCCGCAGCCGTGATCGGATTCCTCACGATCCTGTCGTACGCCTTGTACGACACGACGGTCGTGTTCGACAAGATCAGAGAGAATACGAGCGAGGACGGCGAGGTGTCGGGCAGGACGTTCGGCGAGTCGGTGAACCTCGCGGTGAACCAGACGCTCGTGCGGTCGATCAACACCACCGTGGTGGCCATCCTGCCCACCGGCGCCATCCTGTTCATCGGACTGCTGTGGACCGGTGCTCAGACGCTGACCGACCTGTCGCTGTCGATCTTCGTCGGCACGATCGTCGCGGCGTACTCCACGATCTTCGTCGCGGCACCGCTGTACTCACTGCTGCGTGAGAACGAGCCGGCGATCAAGGCGCGCGACGAGCGGGTGCTGACAGCCCGTGAGCTCGCGGGCACCCCGGCCTGAGGCCGTCCGACGCGGGCGTAGGATTGTGAGGTCCAGCGGAG contains the following coding sequences:
- the ruvC gene encoding crossover junction endodeoxyribonuclease RuvC; this translates as MASRSARGALRVLGIDPGLTRCGVGVVDVASDRSARLVHVGVVRSDPGVPIEQRLAIIAAGLRAVIDEHGPHVVAVERVFAQHNRHTVMGTAQASGIALLVAGERGLPAATHTPSEVKAAITGYGAADKRQVQAMVARVLRLDALPQPADAADALAIALCHAWRGGAAVAASAPPTPAQRAWADAERLARR
- the ruvA gene encoding Holliday junction branch migration protein RuvA, whose product is MISSVRGTVVHVEQDSVVVEVGGVGLSVAVTPQVAHAAHLGETLLLHTNLIVREDALSLFGFEDRDELVVFTQLLGVTGVGPKSALGVLATLTVSQIADAVSADDDAPFRRVSGIGPKTAKLIVVQLAGKIIATAPSAGRRADASPAVPAQVVQALIGLGWSERVAAEAVESVGADATDAELASVSSLLRLTLSVLGPTRKEPVGG
- the ruvB gene encoding Holliday junction branch migration DNA helicase RuvB encodes the protein MDEFRDATEPEDETELAIEGALRPTSLAEFVGQQKVRGQLQLLLDAARIQQRPPDHILLSGPPGLGKTTLAMIVAHESGRPLRMSSGPAIQHAGDLAALLSSLTPGEVLFIDEIHRMARSAEEMLYLAMEDFRIDIMVGKGAGATSIPLDLAPFTLVGATTRSGLLPNPLRDRFGFTAHLEYYEPEELERVIERSALMLGVSVPLEPRAEIARRSRGTPRIANRLLRRVRDYLIVYGDGQAADGAIVDAALDLYDVDAIGLDRLDRAVLDALVRRFRGGPVGLGTLSVAVGEEAETVESVVEPYLVRIGFMGRTPRGRVATPEAYAHLGARPVESVLGFDDL
- a CDS encoding preprotein translocase subunit YajC is translated as MNEFFTNYGLIILLVVLLVFMFWSSRRRMAKQKLEQEARARQTVPGAEVLLQGGLYGTIVSYDPENLDQPAVVEIAPGVDIKVHSQAILRIVEPTAPQQTEDDFLPEASARVEDSAVDAAAPVIDDKTDAAATTDVVDPDAEPGTKPQA
- the secD gene encoding protein translocase subunit SecD; amino-acid sequence: MATSTPVRHAWRALTGLLVITALLAGINALGVYVFQQSSWAPSLALDLQGGTQIVLEAQTEDGAAPSDEQMNQAVTIIRQRVDASGVGEADVTTQAGNQIVVQIPGQADEETRNRIEASAQLQLRAVLYTGSPVTSFVGDDGKETPFPTPDPTLQATPTAEPTDGSDVAWITPKLQAEFLAYDCANPTNDPADAPADQPLITCDPDGTYKYILGPVEMDGSSIDDATFGLQQNNGLWAVNLKFDDEGTKTFGEISQRLYGAEPPLNQFAFVLDGYVLSAPSMNAVILGGDPSITGNFTQESSKVLADQLKYGALPLSFTVESSNSISATLGSQQLQIGLIAGLIGLALVAIYSLIVYRALGFVIIASLAVMAVLTYLTLCILAWRMGFRLSLAGVAGLIVTIGFTADSFIVYFERIRDELRDGKSITSAVEDGWDRAKRTIYISKSINIVAAVVLYILADATVKGFAFTLGLTTAIDVLIFILFTHPVMQLLARTRFFGGGHPLSGLDPTALGAVYRGRAQFREPVPATSTTAAGRRAVKSRGEAARRQTIAERKQAELAASAAGDKSKPGTTAKEGDD
- the secF gene encoding protein translocase subunit SecF, whose product is MRSMSQFGNDLYTGKTSFPFIGRRRLWFLIAAILVIGSALVPVFRPIQFSIEFTGGSQFTVSNVAEADQALATEAVQSVVPDATTKVVTVGEDSVRVQTGQMTDAESREVSEALATAYDVPISEVSYSFIGPSWGADVTRQSLWGLAIFLALTFLILGLYFRTWKMSVSAIIGLVDVLVITVGVYALFGFEISPAAVIGFLTILSYALYDTTVVFDKIRENTSEDGEVSGRTFGESVNLAVNQTLVRSINTTVVAILPTGAILFIGLLWTGAQTLTDLSLSIFVGTIVAAYSTIFVAAPLYSLLRENEPAIKARDERVLTARELAGTPA